From the Sphingomonas brevis genome, the window GGCCATGGGACGGAGCGAGCAGCGCTTGCCGGTCTCATCGGCTATGAGCCGGCGACAATCGACCCGGTTGCCGTTCTCGACAAGATGGAAGCTGAGCCGGACAACGTATACCCGGTCAAACTTGGGTCGAAGACGATCAACGCGTCGCTCAAGGACATAATCTATGATGCGACCAAGGGTGATTTCCCGCACGCCAACACCATGACCGCCAAGCTGATGGCCGGCGACAAGGTGTTGCTGGAGCAGGAATATTATTCGGTCGGCGGCGGCTTCATCGAATGGAAGGGTTATCAGCCCCCGAAGAAGAACCCTCCGAAATATCCCTACGAATCGATGAAGGAAGTCCTTGCGTACACCGCGCGCGACAACATCTCGATCGCGCAGGTCGCCATGGCCAATGAAACATCGATTTCGGGTCGGAGCGAGGCCGAGATCAACGCCTTCCTGGACAAGATCATCGGCGCGATGCGGGCGACGGTTAAGACCGGCCTGGCGGCTCCGACGAGCACGCTTCCCGGACCGATCAAGCTGAAGACCAAGGCCCATGACGTCTACGAGAATGCGATGAAGGAAACGTCGCTGGCACGGCGCGGCATCGGCATCGTTTCGGCGGCCGCGCTTGCCGGTTCCGAGGAGAATGCTCGCGGCCACTTGGTCATTACCGCCCCCACGGGTGGTTCGGCGGGGGTTATGCCGGCCGTCCTTTATTCCCTGGATGCGCAGGGGGCCAAGCTGTCTGACCAAAAGCTGCGCGAAGGCCTGCTGGCGGCGGCGGTCGTCGGCTATCTGTGCAAGCACCACGCGACGCTTGCTGCTGCCGAAGGTGGATGCCAGGCGGAGATCGGCGTTGCGTCCGCAATGGGGGCGGCAATGGTAGCCCAGGCCCAGGACGCCCCGCCGCAAGTCGTCGCCAATGCGGCGGAAGGGGCGCTTGAGCACCATCTCGGAATGACCTGCGATCCGGTCGCCGGCTTCGTGCAGATTCCCTGCATCGAGCGTTGTGCATTTGGCGCGGTCAAATCCTGGACCGGATATCTGATCGCCAAGAATGAAATCCCGGCCAATCGCCGCGTCGACTTCGACTCAACCGTCCAGGCCCTGGCAATCACGGCCAAGGAAATGAATTCCAAATATAAGGAAACGTCGGAAGGCGGCCTCGCCGTTTCCCTGACGCTCTGTTGATAGCGAATGACCATGCCGGCACAGCGGTCGGGAGCGGGGGCGGCGATTACTGCCGCCTGGCTCCTGACCGCTGTCTTCTATTTCTACCAATATTCGATGCGTTCCGCTCCGGCGGTGATGATGCCGGACCTTACCCAGGCGTTTGGCATGAGCGCGGTCGGCATCGCCTCGCTGGTGGGGCTTTTCTACTGGGGATACGCGCCCTTCAGCCTCGTTGCCGGCGTAGCAATGGACCAGGTCGGGCCGCGGGCGGTCGTGCCAGTCGGCGCGGCGGCGGTGGCGGTTGGCTCGATCCTGTTTTCGACCGGGGATCCGACCCTGGCGAGTATTGGCCGTTTCATGCAGGGCGCTGGCGGCGTATTCGCCCTGATCGGCGCAATCTATCTGGTATCCACCTACATGCCGGCATCCCGGGCGGCGACGATGATCGGCCTGACCCAGATGTTCGGTATGGCGGGCGGCTCCGCGGGCCAGTTCGTCGTCGGCCCTTTGATCGGCGGCGGTGTCGCCTGGAACAGTTTCTGGCTGTGGATGGGCTTCATCGGACTGCCAATCGCGATTGCGTTGTTCGTCCTTATTCCTTCGCGTCGGTCTCAAAGCTCGTCCGGTGAGGTCACCGCCAGGCCTGGGCTTGGTGTAGCGCTCCGTGGATTCGGCACCATTTTTGCCAACCCGCAGTCGATCCTGTGCGGATTGATTGCCGGCCTGATTTTTATGCCCACCACCATTTTCGACATGGTCTGGGGCGTGCGTTTCCTCGAGGAAGCACATAATATCCCCTATTCGGAAGCCGTCCTTCGTTCCGCTTCGGTTCCGTTCGGATGGATAATCGGATGCCCCTTGCTGGGGTGGTTGAGCGATCGGATCGGTCGCCGCAAGCCGGTGATCCTCGGCTCGACGATCGTCTTGCTGCTGTGCCTCGCCTTCATACTCTACGGGCCGACCGGTGTGCTCCCGCCCTATGCGCTCGGCCTGCTGACGGGGATCGTGTCGGGCTCCGCGATGATCAACTATACGGTGATCAAGGAAGCGAACCGGCCTGACCTCAGCGGCACGGCGACCGGTGTCATCAATTTCATCAATTTTTCCATGACCGCGCTGTTCGGGCCGATCTTTGCCGGCATGCTCGCCGAGGCAAGCGGCGGCGGGTCGCGGCAGCTCGGTCATTATCAAGATACGTTTCAGCCGCTGATTTACGGAATCGCACTGGCGATCATCCTGACCCTGTTCCTGCGCGAAACCGGACCCAAGGCGCGGGGTACTACGGGAACGCAAACTCCTGAACTCGCAACCAGTTGACCCCCACGACGGAGGATTTCCATGTCCACCACAGTTCTAGAACCCCGGCCAACGATGGCTCCCAAGAGCGCCGCCCCTTCGGACTTCAAGCCCGGGCTGTGGACCAAGGAAATCAACGTCCGCAATTTCATCCAGCTTAATTACGAGCCCTATTACGGCGATGAAGCTTTCCTGGCGGGCCCGACCAAGCGGACCACTGCCATCTGGAAGAAGCTGACCGACTTGTTCGTCGAGGAACGCAAGAAGGGCGTGCTCGACGTGTCGCAAATCCCAAGCTCGATTACCGCTCATGACGCGGGCTACATCGACAAGAAGAATGAGGTAATCGTCGGCCTGCAGACCGAGGCGCCCCTGAAGCGCGCGATCATGCCCAATGGCGGTCTCAAAATGGTCCTCACCTCGCTCGAGACCTATGGCTACAAGCCCGACCCGGTGATGGTCGAAACCTTCACCAAATATCGCAAGACCCACAACAACGGCGTGTTCGACGCCTATACGGCCGATGTCCGCAAATGCCGCAGCTCGCATGTGCTGACTGGCCTGCCCGATGCCTATGGCCGCGGGCGGATCATCGGCGATTATCGCCGGGTCGCGCTCTACGGGGTCGATCGCCTGACTGAGGTGAAGCAGCGGGAAAAGGCCGCACTCGACGACCAATGGTCGACCGACGATATCATTCGCGACCGCGAGGAATTGAGCGAGCAGATCCGCGCGCTCGGCGAGCTCAAGGAAATGGCGGCCAAATATGGCTTCGACATTTCCGGGCCGGCGACAACCGCCAAGGAAGCGGTTCAATGGCTCTACTTCGGCTACCTCGCCAGTGTGAAGGAACAGAATGGCGCAGCAATGTCGTTGGGGCGCGTCTCGACGTTTCTCGACATTTACTTCGAACGCGACCTGGCCAACGGCACGCTGACCGAAAGCCAGGCGCAGGAGATAGTCGACGATTTCGTCATCAAGCTGCGCATCGTCCGTTTCCTGAGGACGCCCGAATATGACGATCTTTTTTCCGGCGATCCGACATGGGTTACGGAATCGATCGCCGGGATGGGCGACGACGGCCGCCCGTTGGTGACGAAGACCAGCTTCCGTTTCCTGCATACGCTGTACAATCTTGGTCCGGCGCCGGAACCGAACCTCACAATCTGGTACTCGCCGAAGCTGCCTGAGGGATTCCGGCGCTTCTCATCGAAGGTCGCCATCGACACCAGCTCGATCCAGTTTGAGAGCGATGAAATCATGCGGATGGCGTGGGGAGATGACGGCGCGATTGCCTGTTGCGTCTCGCCCATGGCGATGGGCAAGCAAATGCAGTTCTTCGGGGCCCGCGCGAATCTTGCGAAGGCGATGCTCTACGCAATCAATGGCGGCCGCGACGAAGTCAGCGGCAAGCAGGTCGCTCCGGCAACCGAGCCGGTGCAAGGCGACTATCTCGACTTCGACGACGTCGTCGACCGGTTCGACAAGATGATGGACTGGCTCGCTGCCACCTATGTCACAGCCATGAATTGCATCCACTATATGCATGACAAATATGCCTATGAGCGGATCGAGATGGCGCTGCACGATTATGCTCCGGTCCGCACCATGGCGTTTGGGATAGCGGGAATGTCGGTGGTCGCCGACAGCCTGTCGGCGATCAAATATGCCAAGGTGAAGGTCGTCCGCGACGAGACCGGCCTCATCACCGACTATGTTACCGAAGGCGATTTCCCACTGTTCGGGAACAACGACAATCGCGTCGACGGGATGGCGGCTTGGCTTGTTTCGACGTTCATGGGCAAGCTGCGGAAGTTCCCGACCTATCGGAACGCGCTGCACACCCAGTCCGTCCTGACGATCACGTCCAACGTCGTCTATGGCAAGGCGACCGGCAATACGCCCGATGGGCGCAGAAAGGGCGAGCCCTTCGCTCCGGGGGCCAATCCGATGCACGGCCGCGACAGCCATGGCGTTCACGCATCGGCCGCGTCGGTCGCCAAGATTCCCTATCGCGATGCCCAGGACGGAATCTCGCTGACGACGTCATTGGTCCCGACAGGGCTGGGCCGCACGAGGGAGGACCAGGTAACCAACCTGACATCCATCCTCGACGGTTTCTTCGGAACGACCGGCTATCACATGAACATCAATGTGCTGAACCGCGACACGCTGATCGATGCGATGGATCATCCGGAGAAATATCCCAGCCTGACGATCCGCGTGTCCGGCTATGCGGTGAACTTCGTCCGGCTGACGCGTGAGCAGCAGATGGACGTGATCAACCGCACTTTCCACGGCGAATGATATGGCTACCTATGCCTCGAAGAATACGGCTCCCCTCGAAGCCGCTTCACCGTTCGAGATGCGAGTGCATCTTGGCGAAGACGTTCCGGACATGGACGTCAAAAGCGCGCTCAAGACGGGCGATCTCGGCTTCCTGCACAGCTTTACTACGGGGTCGGCAGTCGACGGTCCGGGAATTCGGCTGGTTGCCTGGACGACAGCCTGCATGTTCCGGTGCCAATATTGCCATAACCCCGACACCTGGACGCTTCGGAACGGCATCCCGGTAACGCTAGAACAGGCGATCGGCGAAATACGCAAATACGCCAATGGGCTGAAAGCGATGGGCGGCGGGTTTACCCTGTCAGGGGGCGAGCCGATGATGCAGGACCGGTTCGCCGCCCGGCTGTTCGATGCGGTGAAGGGAATGGGCGTCCACACCGCGATCGAAACCAACGGTTACTACGGCGATCGGATGACCGACGACGAGCTTCGGAATATCGATTTGGTCATTCTCGACATGAAAGCGTTCACGCCCGACCAGCACCAACAGGTGACCGGCCTTCGCAACGAGGAGGTTATCAAATTTGGCGAGCGCCTCGCATCGCTTCGCCGGCCAATGTGGCTGCGCTACGTCCTCGTGCCCGGATTAACCGACCATCCCGACGAGATGGAAGCGGTAGCCCGCTTCGGCGCATCGCTCGGAGTGGTGGAGCGAGCCGAGATCCTCCCGTTCCATCAGATGGGCCGGTACAAATGGGAGCGGCTGGGGATCGAATATAAGCTGGCCCGGACCGAGCCTCCGACCAACGAGGGGGTTGAGCGGGCTGTATCGATCTTCAGATCCGCGGGCCTCAACGCCGCTTAGCCGCCTGCATCGGCAATATTACCCAAGCAACTCAGGCTTAGCCTGAGTTATCGGCCAGCGGTCACCGAGCATAGTCCGGCAATAAATTCTGCAGACTTGGGGGATCTATGCGCAAAGCCGTCCTCGCCGCATCCGTCGCGCTTGTCGCAACGCCTGCCTGGGCCGCAGATCAAACCAGCCAAGTGTCGGGACAGTCCCAGCAGCCGGTGCTGCTCGCAACGGCCGCTGCCGCTGCTCAGAGCGCGCAGCCGCTGACGGAGGCAGAACGCCAGCAGGCGATCCAGGACCTTCAGGACTTGCGCGCGCGCATGACCGCGCTCGAACAGCGGCTGGGGATCACGCCGCCTCCCGTACAATATACGCCGGAGGCACCGAAGCGCGCGAAGGACCATAATCTTGAGCTCTATGGGTTCGTCCAGCTGGATGCGATCCAGGATTTCAAGCGCGTCAATCCCAATTGGGATGCGACGCTCAGGCCATCGCGGATCCCGACGGAGGAAGGCATTTTCGGCGGGAACGGCCAGTCGATCTTCAGTGTCCGACAGTCGCGGCTGGGGGCCAAGGCGACCGGGATCCTGGCCGGCAAGCCCTATGAGGCAAAGTTTGAGTTCGACCTATACGGAACCGGGGTCGACGAGGGACAGACGACCTTCCGCGTCCGACACATGTACGCGAAGTGGGGCCAGTTCCTGATCGGCCAGACCAATACATTGTTCATGGACGGCGACATTTTCCCCAACGTGGTCGATTATTGGGGCCCGACCGGCATGGTGTTCGTACGGACGCCGCAGATCCGCTGGACCTTCCTGGACTCCGGCGGCTGGCAGGCAGCAGTCGCGCTTGAGCATCCAAGTGATGACATCGATACCGGCAACCTTCGTCTGATTGATGAAGATATTGCATCAAGCATCCAGGCCAATGAGGAACTGCCCGACCTGACTGCGGCGGTGCGCTACGGCGGCGACTGGGGCCATGTTCGCCTGGCCGGCATCTTGCGCAAGGTCGGGTTCGACACAAAGGGCACAGAAGGCAATGAGCCGGAGGGCCATGAAACGGGTTGGGGCCTTAACCTCACTAGCGCGTTCAAGCTCGGCCTTGCGACCCCACGGCTCGGAATCGTCTATGGGCGCGGGATCGCAACCTATCTGAACGATGGCGGCATGGATCTGGCGCCGTCGATCAACGTCGTCCCGCAGCCGGGCGGACTCGTCCTCGTGCCCGAAGCAACGGCGGTGAAGTTGCTGGGCGTTTCAGCCTATGTCGACTTGCAATGGTCGAAGCAGCTCAGCTCGGCGATCGGCTATAGCTTTACCAAGGTCGACAACACCAACTTCCAGGACGGCAGCGCCTTCCATAAGGGCGAATATGCCTCGGCCAACCTGCTCTATGCGCCGGCAGACAATGTCCTTGCCGGTCTCGAGCTGCTGTGGGGCAAGCGCACCGATAACGACGGCGAAGATGGGTCCGACACCCGCGCGCAAATGACCTTCAAATGGTCGTTCACCAGCAGCAATATTTGGGACTGGTTCGAATAGCCTAGTCGCGCGAGCGCAGCTCGCTGGCGATGGAATCGAGCAGCGAAGCCTCGCTCTTCGATACTCCTGTTCCAAGGCCGAGCTGGTGGGCGATTTCCGTTCCGGACGCTTCCGCGACCGCACGGCAACCGTCGAGAATGCGCTCGATCCGCTCATGACGCTCAGGTCCAGGTAACACCGCGAGCCCGGCCTTGATGGCCCTGAGCGATGCCTTGAACAATTCGTCGGCCGGCCGATTGACCATCCATTCGTGCAATTGCCCATCGGATGGCGAGCCTTCCTCAATGCCCCGGTCCCGCGCGATCTTCAGCACCGCCGCCTGCTCGTCCTTGCGCACCTTGCCCTCTGCCCAGGCGACTTGCACCAAAGGCGCCAGCAGAAAGGCGGAGGCGTTTTCAGCGTTGATCCCGAGATCGCGGACGGCAACGAGCAGGTCTGGGTCGTTTACCTGGAGCTGGTCCCTCAGGGCCTCGGCGATCTCATCGATCTTCGCGTTCTGGCGCAGCTTTTCGAGCAGCCTGGCTTCTTCCTTGCGGAAATAGTCGGCTTCCATCGCCTTTTCGCGGTCTCCGAAGATTCGATCCTGCATCGACTTCCCCATTCTTGTCCGGTTCAATTTGAGCTGTTTTCGACCAACTGAAAAGACTCTGATTGCTGGTTGGAAGCGAAAATATCGGGTCAAGTCCCGAGACAGTTGATCCGCCTGCCACCGAACCTTGCTGCTATGCCTTCAACTCGGCCGCCTTCATTTCCGCCTCGCGTTCGAACAGGCGGGCCATTTGCGCCATTCCGCCTAGATAGGGCGGAGGCACCCATTGATCGCGGTAATTGGCCATCGCAGCGGCTCTAAGCGTCCACATCGGGTCGACCAAGTGCGGCCGGGCCAGTGCCACCAAATCGGCGCGGCCGGCGGTCAGGATGGCGTTGACCTGGTCGGGGTCGGTAATGTTGCCGACCGCCATTGTCGCGAGCCTGGCCTCGTTGCGGATCTTGTCGGAGAAGGGTGTCTGGAACAGCCGGCCATAAACCGGGTTGGCGTCGGCCCAGGTCTGGCCCGCCGAGACATCGATCAAATCGGCGCCGGCGCGGGCGAAAGCCTTGGCAATCGCCACGGCCTCGTCTGGGGTGACACCTTCGGTACCGGCCCAGTCATTGGCGGATATGCGAACCGACATCGGCCGCTCCGCCGGCCATGCCTCGCGCATCGCATCGAACAATTCGAGCGGATAGCGCAGCCGGTTTTCCAGGCTGCCGCCATATTCGTCGCTGCGGTTGTTCTGCAGCGGGGTGATGAAACTCGACAGCAGATAGCCGTGGGCGGCGTGCAACTCGACCATGTCGAACCCGGCTTCGATGCCCATTCGCACGGCCGCGACGAACTGCGCTTTGACCTCATCCATATCGCCCCGGGACATGGATCGGGGCCGCTGGTTTTCCTGCGACCAGGGGACGTCGCCGGCCGAGATGACCGGCCAATTGCCCGCGGTAAGCGGCAGATTGTCGCCTTCCCAGCCAAGCCTGGTCGACCCCTTGCCGCCCGAATGACCGAGCTGGAGGCAGATTTTCGCCTTGCTGTTGGCATGCACAAATTCGACGATCCGCTTCCACGCCGCGACCTGTTCCCCGTTCCACATGCCGGTGCAGCCGGGACTGATCCGCCCTTCCGGCGAAACGCAGGTCATCTCGGTGAAGATGAGGCCGGCGCCGCCCAGCGCGCGCGCACCCAGATGAACCAGGTGAAAGTCGCCCGGAATGCCGTCCTTCGCGGAGTACATCGCCATCGGCGAGACGACGATGCGGTTCTGAATCTCCATTTCGCGCAGCTTGAACGGCGCGAACATCGGCCAGGCAGTCTTTTCCTTGCCGGTCGCCCTGGTCCAAAAAGTCCGTTCGGTTTGCTCGAGCCAATTGTGGTCGCGCAGGCGCAGATTTTCATGGCTGATGCGCTGGGATCGGGTCAGCAGCGAATAAGCGAACTGCCACGGCTCAAAGTCGAGATAACGCTCGACCGTTTCGAACCATTCGGTCGAATTCCGGGCGCTATTCTGCAACTTGAGCACTTCGAGGTTCCGCTCTGCCTGATATTCGGCCAGCGCTTCGATCCGGTCGAGGCCGGGGCGGTTAAGCACCTCGGCCAGCTTGATCGCGTCTTCAAGCGCCAGCTTGGTGCCCGACCCGATCGAGAAATGCGCGGTGTGGGCGGCGTCGCCGAGCAAAATCAGCTTGTCGTAATGCCAACGCTCGCAAATGATCCGCCGGAATTTGAGCCACACCGCCGACCCGCGCAAATGCAAAGCGTTGCTGAGTAGCGGCTGGCCGTCGAGATATTTGGCGAAGATTCGCTCGCACAGGGCGATCGCGTCGGCCTGCTCCAGCCGATCGAAGCCAAGGCCTTGCCACGTCTCCTCGCTGCATTCGACGATGAAGGTCGAGCAGTCATCGGCGAAACGATAGGCGTGAGC encodes:
- a CDS encoding bifunctional salicylyl-CoA 5-hydroxylase/oxidoreductase, with product MRLKIACIGGGPAGLYFAISMKLRDPRHEVHVFERNAEGVTFGWGVVFSDQTVENLMANDPVSGRIIADEFAHWDDIDVHIHGHCVRSSGHGFIGIGRKRLLEILARRASELGVEIHYDTECDPDLAAWNDWDLVIAADGINSRFREAYAEHFGVDVQERANRFVWLGTPKTFDAFTFAFEKTEAGWIWAHAYRFADDCSTFIVECSEETWQGLGFDRLEQADAIALCERIFAKYLDGQPLLSNALHLRGSAVWLKFRRIICERWHYDKLILLGDAAHTAHFSIGSGTKLALEDAIKLAEVLNRPGLDRIEALAEYQAERNLEVLKLQNSARNSTEWFETVERYLDFEPWQFAYSLLTRSQRISHENLRLRDHNWLEQTERTFWTRATGKEKTAWPMFAPFKLREMEIQNRIVVSPMAMYSAKDGIPGDFHLVHLGARALGGAGLIFTEMTCVSPEGRISPGCTGMWNGEQVAAWKRIVEFVHANSKAKICLQLGHSGGKGSTRLGWEGDNLPLTAGNWPVISAGDVPWSQENQRPRSMSRGDMDEVKAQFVAAVRMGIEAGFDMVELHAAHGYLLSSFITPLQNNRSDEYGGSLENRLRYPLELFDAMREAWPAERPMSVRISANDWAGTEGVTPDEAVAIAKAFARAGADLIDVSAGQTWADANPVYGRLFQTPFSDKIRNEARLATMAVGNITDPDQVNAILTAGRADLVALARPHLVDPMWTLRAAAMANYRDQWVPPPYLGGMAQMARLFEREAEMKAAELKA
- a CDS encoding DcaP family trimeric outer membrane transporter; protein product: MRKAVLAASVALVATPAWAADQTSQVSGQSQQPVLLATAAAAAQSAQPLTEAERQQAIQDLQDLRARMTALEQRLGITPPPVQYTPEAPKRAKDHNLELYGFVQLDAIQDFKRVNPNWDATLRPSRIPTEEGIFGGNGQSIFSVRQSRLGAKATGILAGKPYEAKFEFDLYGTGVDEGQTTFRVRHMYAKWGQFLIGQTNTLFMDGDIFPNVVDYWGPTGMVFVRTPQIRWTFLDSGGWQAAVALEHPSDDIDTGNLRLIDEDIASSIQANEELPDLTAAVRYGGDWGHVRLAGILRKVGFDTKGTEGNEPEGHETGWGLNLTSAFKLGLATPRLGIVYGRGIATYLNDGGMDLAPSINVVPQPGGLVLVPEATAVKLLGVSAYVDLQWSKQLSSAIGYSFTKVDNTNFQDGSAFHKGEYASANLLYAPADNVLAGLELLWGKRTDNDGEDGSDTRAQMTFKWSFTSSNIWDWFE
- the pflA gene encoding pyruvate formate-lyase-activating protein, whose protein sequence is MATYASKNTAPLEAASPFEMRVHLGEDVPDMDVKSALKTGDLGFLHSFTTGSAVDGPGIRLVAWTTACMFRCQYCHNPDTWTLRNGIPVTLEQAIGEIRKYANGLKAMGGGFTLSGGEPMMQDRFAARLFDAVKGMGVHTAIETNGYYGDRMTDDELRNIDLVILDMKAFTPDQHQQVTGLRNEEVIKFGERLASLRRPMWLRYVLVPGLTDHPDEMEAVARFGASLGVVERAEILPFHQMGRYKWERLGIEYKLARTEPPTNEGVERAVSIFRSAGLNAA
- the pflB gene encoding formate C-acetyltransferase; the protein is MAPKSAAPSDFKPGLWTKEINVRNFIQLNYEPYYGDEAFLAGPTKRTTAIWKKLTDLFVEERKKGVLDVSQIPSSITAHDAGYIDKKNEVIVGLQTEAPLKRAIMPNGGLKMVLTSLETYGYKPDPVMVETFTKYRKTHNNGVFDAYTADVRKCRSSHVLTGLPDAYGRGRIIGDYRRVALYGVDRLTEVKQREKAALDDQWSTDDIIRDREELSEQIRALGELKEMAAKYGFDISGPATTAKEAVQWLYFGYLASVKEQNGAAMSLGRVSTFLDIYFERDLANGTLTESQAQEIVDDFVIKLRIVRFLRTPEYDDLFSGDPTWVTESIAGMGDDGRPLVTKTSFRFLHTLYNLGPAPEPNLTIWYSPKLPEGFRRFSSKVAIDTSSIQFESDEIMRMAWGDDGAIACCVSPMAMGKQMQFFGARANLAKAMLYAINGGRDEVSGKQVAPATEPVQGDYLDFDDVVDRFDKMMDWLAATYVTAMNCIHYMHDKYAYERIEMALHDYAPVRTMAFGIAGMSVVADSLSAIKYAKVKVVRDETGLITDYVTEGDFPLFGNNDNRVDGMAAWLVSTFMGKLRKFPTYRNALHTQSVLTITSNVVYGKATGNTPDGRRKGEPFAPGANPMHGRDSHGVHASAASVAKIPYRDAQDGISLTTSLVPTGLGRTREDQVTNLTSILDGFFGTTGYHMNINVLNRDTLIDAMDHPEKYPSLTIRVSGYAVNFVRLTREQQMDVINRTFHGE
- a CDS encoding MFS transporter, with the translated sequence MTMPAQRSGAGAAITAAWLLTAVFYFYQYSMRSAPAVMMPDLTQAFGMSAVGIASLVGLFYWGYAPFSLVAGVAMDQVGPRAVVPVGAAAVAVGSILFSTGDPTLASIGRFMQGAGGVFALIGAIYLVSTYMPASRAATMIGLTQMFGMAGGSAGQFVVGPLIGGGVAWNSFWLWMGFIGLPIAIALFVLIPSRRSQSSSGEVTARPGLGVALRGFGTIFANPQSILCGLIAGLIFMPTTIFDMVWGVRFLEEAHNIPYSEAVLRSASVPFGWIIGCPLLGWLSDRIGRRKPVILGSTIVLLLCLAFILYGPTGVLPPYALGLLTGIVSGSAMINYTVIKEANRPDLSGTATGVINFINFSMTALFGPIFAGMLAEASGGGSRQLGHYQDTFQPLIYGIALAIILTLFLRETGPKARGTTGTQTPELATS
- a CDS encoding L-serine ammonia-lyase, whose translation is MDNQAFDQDAVALPELDLSEPPTGSDRRTFMVRSAMAAAIAALGGQVNPLFAQEPAEPPLQGKENPNLQVVKDSKGPVMTMVDEFYKVGPGPSSSHTIGPMRITYDFYQRAIKLPQAQLNQATALKVHLYGSLSATGKGHGTERAALAGLIGYEPATIDPVAVLDKMEAEPDNVYPVKLGSKTINASLKDIIYDATKGDFPHANTMTAKLMAGDKVLLEQEYYSVGGGFIEWKGYQPPKKNPPKYPYESMKEVLAYTARDNISIAQVAMANETSISGRSEAEINAFLDKIIGAMRATVKTGLAAPTSTLPGPIKLKTKAHDVYENAMKETSLARRGIGIVSAAALAGSEENARGHLVITAPTGGSAGVMPAVLYSLDAQGAKLSDQKLREGLLAAAVVGYLCKHHATLAAAEGGCQAEIGVASAMGAAMVAQAQDAPPQVVANAAEGALEHHLGMTCDPVAGFVQIPCIERCAFGAVKSWTGYLIAKNEIPANRRVDFDSTVQALAITAKEMNSKYKETSEGGLAVSLTLC